Proteins from one Calditrichota bacterium genomic window:
- a CDS encoding glycoside hydrolase family 5 protein — MSCSEQSVSVSKTNNQEIPDPFEQNKLLSKTINFGNALEAPNEGEWGIILKELYFKEIKAAGFTAVRLPIRWSAHTQLDSPFTIEADFFSRIDWILDQAEENDLAIIINIHHYEEIFANPDHEKEKFISIWKQITKKYINRPTTVFYEILNEPNDQLTAQLWNIYLAEAIDVIREIDSTHTVIIGPAEWGGISAINKLIIPSEEKNAIFTFHYYTPFEFTHQGAEWVDNSEAWLGTTWNGFQNEKVEISTDFLSVKLWAEQRNLPVFLGEFGAYYKADYTSRFKWTEYVAQRAEQDSFSWAYWEFAAGFGIYDPDAEEWQPLLKALIP; from the coding sequence ATGTCCTGTTCAGAACAAAGTGTGTCGGTGAGTAAAACAAATAATCAGGAAATACCGGACCCTTTTGAGCAGAATAAACTTCTTTCCAAAACAATCAACTTTGGCAATGCGTTGGAGGCTCCAAATGAAGGCGAATGGGGAATTATCCTCAAAGAATTGTATTTCAAAGAAATAAAAGCTGCCGGTTTTACTGCTGTCAGACTTCCTATTCGATGGTCTGCTCATACCCAACTTGACTCCCCTTTTACAATAGAAGCCGATTTTTTCTCACGAATAGATTGGATCCTTGATCAGGCTGAAGAAAATGATCTGGCAATTATAATTAACATCCACCATTATGAAGAAATTTTCGCAAATCCAGATCATGAAAAAGAAAAATTTATTTCAATTTGGAAACAAATTACCAAAAAATATATCAATAGACCGACAACGGTTTTTTACGAAATTCTGAATGAACCCAATGATCAGCTTACTGCCCAATTATGGAATATATATCTAGCCGAAGCAATTGATGTAATCCGCGAGATCGACTCTACTCACACAGTGATAATTGGCCCAGCTGAATGGGGTGGGATAAGTGCTATTAATAAACTTATCATCCCTTCAGAAGAAAAGAATGCAATCTTTACTTTTCATTATTATACACCGTTTGAGTTTACACACCAAGGAGCGGAATGGGTTGACAACAGTGAAGCCTGGTTAGGGACTACCTGGAATGGGTTTCAAAATGAAAAGGTAGAAATATCAACCGATTTTCTTTCTGTAAAACTTTGGGCCGAGCAAAGAAACCTACCTGTTTTTTTAGGCGAGTTTGGCGCGTATTACAAAGCAGATTACACCTCTCGCTTCAAGTGGACAGAATATGTAGCACAACGAGCAGAGCAAGATAGTTTTAGCTGGGCATACTGGGAATTCGCTGCCGGATTTGGGATATATGATCCCGATGCAGAAGAGTGGCAACCATTGTTAAAAGCGCTAATACCATGA
- a CDS encoding YiiX family permuted papain-like enzyme translates to MKIFIILISLLTFCTNQEKFQNGDIIFQTSLSSQSQAIQLATKSKYSHMGIIYLVNEKYFVYEAVQPVKLTPLDEWIARGENGHYVVKRLKNFDPLTGDVMKKMKAVGNKYLGKNYDLYFEWTDAKIYCSELVWKIYKRGAGIEIGALQKLSEFDLTNPIVKNKLKERYGDDLPVNEIVISPAAMFNADKLFTVFSN, encoded by the coding sequence ATGAAAATATTCATAATTCTAATTTCTTTACTAACTTTTTGCACAAACCAGGAAAAATTTCAAAATGGTGATATTATTTTTCAAACCTCACTTTCATCACAAAGCCAGGCCATTCAACTTGCAACAAAATCTAAATACAGCCACATGGGCATAATTTACCTGGTTAACGAAAAATATTTTGTCTATGAAGCTGTTCAGCCAGTCAAACTGACTCCATTGGATGAATGGATTGCCCGTGGCGAAAATGGACATTATGTGGTGAAACGTTTGAAAAATTTTGATCCATTAACAGGTGATGTCATGAAAAAAATGAAAGCGGTTGGAAACAAATACTTGGGTAAAAACTATGACCTCTATTTTGAATGGACTGATGCCAAAATTTATTGTTCAGAATTAGTCTGGAAAATTTATAAACGGGGAGCAGGAATAGAAATTGGGGCTTTGCAAAAACTGAGTGAATTTGATTTGACTAATCCAATTGTAAAAAACAAACTAAAAGAACGATATGGTGATGATTTGCCGGTAAATGAAATAGTAATTTCACCTGCAGCTATGTTTAACGCTGATAAACTTTTTACAGTGTTTTCAAATTAA
- a CDS encoding redoxin domain-containing protein, whose amino-acid sequence MKFKQGDKIKNIKLPAISGSNFDLSSLSGKPFMLSFLRFATCPFCNLRVNQLVKRFEEFGDDFTIVAIFNSPIDNLTKHAKGHHAPFPIVADHDKKYYKVYGIEQSFAGMLKGMIFRFPTLLKGMFKGYIPFPFKGSLITMPADILVDKKGIIKEAYYGKDEGDHLPFDVIKDFSLK is encoded by the coding sequence ATGAAGTTTAAGCAGGGTGACAAAATCAAAAATATTAAATTACCAGCCATCAGTGGTTCAAACTTTGATTTGAGCAGCCTGTCCGGAAAACCGTTTATGCTTTCTTTTTTAAGATTTGCAACCTGCCCGTTTTGCAATTTACGCGTTAATCAGCTTGTAAAAAGATTCGAAGAGTTTGGAGATGATTTTACAATTGTTGCCATTTTTAATTCTCCGATTGATAATTTAACAAAACATGCAAAAGGCCACCACGCTCCCTTTCCCATTGTGGCTGATCATGATAAGAAATATTACAAAGTATATGGAATTGAGCAATCTTTTGCTGGGATGCTAAAAGGGATGATTTTTCGTTTTCCAACATTATTAAAAGGGATGTTTAAAGGCTATATTCCATTTCCATTTAAGGGTAGTTTAATAACCATGCCAGCAGATATTCTTGTAGATAAGAAAGGAATCATCAAAGAAGCATATTATGGTAAAGATGAAGGTGATCATCTTCCTTTTGATGTGATTAAAGATTTCTCTTTAAAATAA
- a CDS encoding DUF4340 domain-containing protein, producing MNNNIKLIIALVVIAVIYFLTTRDSSSSDFDKNFTNIDTENISKIEITKDSTITLVKENNQWMVDNYNANQDFVNSALDEAKNIKLARKVSSNPEKHSKYEVDKGTKIVLHGDEETSFILGKTASSFQNVFIRKTDEDDVFTTAKNFKSKFEKSIADWKDKSILSISKDAIASIVINENLFLTNLDSVVQVKGIKGSEPLADGNSSATSMFSKFSSLKTVAFPKVDVTNQKILFNVKINQRAGEVNELSFYEKAGEDSKYYLTVKDNPTLFEVNSSSFDVFTKNYDELIK from the coding sequence ATGAATAATAATATTAAACTAATTATCGCACTTGTTGTTATAGCTGTGATTTATTTTTTAACAACCCGCGATTCAAGCTCATCAGATTTTGATAAAAATTTTACAAATATTGATACCGAGAATATTTCAAAAATTGAAATTACCAAAGACTCTACCATAACTTTGGTGAAAGAAAATAACCAATGGATGGTTGATAATTATAATGCTAACCAGGATTTTGTTAACAGCGCCCTGGATGAAGCAAAGAACATTAAACTTGCACGTAAAGTAAGTTCCAATCCGGAAAAGCATTCCAAATATGAAGTTGATAAAGGGACAAAAATTGTCCTGCACGGAGATGAAGAAACCTCGTTCATTTTGGGCAAAACAGCTTCCAGTTTCCAGAATGTTTTTATCCGCAAAACAGACGAGGATGATGTTTTCACGACTGCAAAAAACTTTAAGTCTAAGTTTGAAAAAAGTATTGCCGATTGGAAAGACAAATCCATTTTATCTATTTCCAAAGATGCTATTGCCTCAATCGTCATAAATGAAAACCTTTTTTTAACAAATCTTGATTCAGTGGTTCAGGTAAAAGGTATAAAAGGCAGCGAACCTTTGGCCGATGGAAATTCAAGTGCCACCTCTATGTTTTCCAAATTTTCATCGTTAAAAACTGTTGCTTTTCCAAAAGTGGATGTTACCAATCAAAAAATTTTATTTAATGTTAAAATCAATCAGCGTGCCGGTGAAGTGAACGAACTTTCTTTTTACGAAAAAGCTGGGGAGGATAGTAAATATTATTTAACTGTAAAAGATAACCCAACTTTGTTTGAAGTTAACTCATCTTCATTTGATGTGTTTACAAAAAACTATGATGAGCTTATAAAATGA
- a CDS encoding 8-oxo-dGTP diphosphatase: protein MKLATLCYVKTESHTLMVHRVKKENDMHEGKWNGLGGKIDPGESPEECVIREVKEESGLIIKNPSLKGFITFPAFDGLDDWYVFIFTANQFEGTLISDSPEGHLEWIENKKLIDLNLWDGDKIFFKWMEENRIFSAKFIYNNGHLISHNVVFY, encoded by the coding sequence ATGAAATTGGCAACACTCTGTTATGTAAAAACAGAATCACATACTTTGATGGTTCATCGAGTTAAAAAAGAAAATGATATGCACGAGGGTAAATGGAATGGCCTTGGCGGAAAAATTGATCCGGGCGAATCGCCGGAAGAATGTGTTATCCGAGAAGTGAAAGAAGAATCCGGTTTAATAATTAAGAATCCAAGCTTAAAAGGATTTATTACTTTTCCTGCCTTCGACGGATTGGATGACTGGTATGTTTTCATATTCACGGCAAACCAATTTGAAGGCACACTAATTTCAGATTCACCCGAAGGACATCTGGAATGGATTGAAAACAAAAAACTTATTGATTTAAATTTGTGGGATGGAGATAAAATCTTTTTTAAATGGATGGAAGAGAATCGGATTTTTTCAGCAAAATTTATTTACAACAATGGTCACTTAATTTCTCATAATGTTGTTTTTTATTAA